One Punica granatum isolate Tunisia-2019 chromosome 3, ASM765513v2, whole genome shotgun sequence genomic window carries:
- the LOC116199647 gene encoding pumilio homolog 5 isoform X2, with amino-acid sequence MSAVDEPSQTSFPSLSSQKLMNKQEDELGSKEAELGHEASISGLDVSRADESNFTSKTEHQTYGGNLPAYRSAAQRAPPLQIPVVQGQMLFQGSNHPQGHMERFPPGNPKSSSEGQFTMHSPGLAPPLYASAATYVTSNPYYPNLQPQGVFAHQYGLGGYALGSAILPPYMAAYPPHGAFPMPFDATSSPSFNGRTGNVSAGQGIPSVGDIPHISKIYGQQPVAYQPPFVDPVQMQYFHHPFDDGYGGSAQFGRFSRGGVGGHSNSFPSHNEGPIANHMSDQKFQFPANGSMGISNPRKGDVMGSNYYGSSPSLGVMTQFPGSPLASPVLPSSPVGGMNHFGRRNEMRFVQGSTRNGGMYNPWQGPRGASGFDDPKRNSFLEELKSSHSRKFELSDIAGRIVEFSVDQHGSRFIQQKLENCTVEEKADVFKEVLPHASKLMTDVFGNYVIQKFFEYGSAAQRKELADQLAGQMLPLSLQMYGCRVIQKALDVIDLDQKTRLVLELDGHVMRCVRDQNGNHVIQKCIECLPGDRIGFIISAFRGQVATLSTHPYGCRVIQRVLEHCSDEDQSQCIVDEILESACRLAEDQYGNYVTQHVLERGNPLERAQIISKLSGKIVQMSQHKYASNVVEKCLEYGDAAERELLIEEIIGGSEENDNLLAMMKDQFANYVVQKILEVSNDNHREILLERIKTHLNALRKYTYGKHIVARFEQLTGEDTHASETNSA; translated from the exons ATGTCTGCTGTTGATGAGCCCTCCCAGACCTCTTTTCCTAGTTTATCCAGTCAGAAATTAATGAACAAACAGGAAGATGAGCTAGGCAGTAAAGAAGCTGAACTGGGACATGAGGCCTCTATATCTGGGCTAGATGTCTCTAGAGCCGACGAGAGCAATTTTACTAGTAAAACAGAGCACCAAACTTATGGGGGAAATCTTCCAGCATATCGAAGCGCAGCACAGCGAGCTCCTCCACTTCAAATTCCTGTAGTCCAAGGTCAGATGCTTTTTCAAGGATCAAATCATCCACAAGGCCATATGGAGAGATTTCCCCCTGGGAACCCAAAGTCCTCTTCTGAGGGACAATTCACGATGCATTCACCTGGACTTGCACCACCCTTATATGCTTCTGCCGCTACTTATGTGACTTCAAATCCTTATTACCCTAATCTTCAGCCACAAGGAGTATTTGCCCACCAATATGGTTTAGGGGGTTATGCTCTGGGCTCTGCAATTCTTCCGCCTTATATGGCTGCTTACCCTCCTCATGGTGCTTTCCCAATGCCATTTGATGCTACATCTTCTCCTAGCTTTAATGGGAGAACAGGCAATGTTTCAGCTGGACAAGGCATTCCTAGTGTGGGGGATATCCCACATATAAGCAAGATTTATGGACAGCAACCAGTAGCTTACCAGCCTCCTTTTGTGGATCCTGTTCAAATGCAGTATTTCCATCATCCTTTTGATGACGGTTATGGGGGTTCTGCCCAGTTTGGTCGTTTCTCTAGAGGTGGTGTTGGGGGCCATTCGAATTCTTTTCCATCTCATAATGAAGGGCCCATTGCTAATCACATGAGTGATCAGAAATTTCAGTTTCCTGCTAATGGAAGCATGGGCATTTCAAATCCAAGGAAGGGGGATGTCATGGGCAGCAACTATTATGGAAGTTCCCCCAGTCTGGGTGTAATGACACAATTTCCAGGCTCCCCTCTTGCTAGCCCAGTGTTGCCATCATCTCCAGTAGGTGGAATGAACCACTTTGGTCGACGAAATGAGATGAGGTTTGTCCAAGGTTCTACGAGAAATGGAGGGATGTATAATCCTTGGCAAGGTCCTAGGGGGGCTAGCGGCTTTGATGATCCTAAGAGAAATTCCTTTCTTGAAGAGCTTAAGTCCAGCCATTCCCGCAAGTTTGAGCTTTCTGATATTGCAGGACGAATTGTTGAATTCAG TGTGGATCAACATGGGAGTCGATTCATTCAGCAGAAATTGGAGAATTGCACCGTTGAAGAGAAAGCAGATGTGTTCAAAGAAGTTCTTCCTCATGCATCAAAATTAATGACTGATGTCTTTGGGAATTATGTTATACAAAAG TTTTTTGAGTATGGTAGTGCTGCACAGAGAAAGGAGCTTGCAGATCAACTCGCAGGGCAGATGTTGCCTTTGAGTTTGCAAATGTATGGTTGTAGGGTAATTCAGAAG GCCCTCGATGTCATTGACCTTGATCAAAAGACGCGACTAGTACTTGAATTAGATGGACATGTTATGAGATGTGTGCGGGATCAAAATGGGAATCACGTGATTCAGAAGTGTATAGAGTGTCTACCCGGTGACAGGATTGGCTTCATCATATCAGCTTTTCGTGGTCAAGTAGCCACCCTTTCAACTCATCCCTACGGTTGTCGTGTCATTCAG AGAGTTCTGGAGCATTGTTCTGATGAGGACCAAAGTCAGTGTATCGTGGATGAGATATTGGAATCTGCTTGTCGGCTTGCTGAAGACCAGTATGGCAATTATGTGACCCAG CATGTCCTTGAAAGGGGGAATCCTCTAGAGAGGGCTCAGATCATCAGCAAGTTGAGTGGGAAAATTGTACAGATGAGTCAGCACAAGTATGCCTCGAATGTAGTTGAAAAGTGCTTAGAATACGGTGATGCTGCTGAAAGGGAACTCCTCATTGAGGAAATTATTGGGGGCTCCGAGGAAAATGACAATCTCTTG GCGATGATGAAGGACCAGTTTGCGAACTATGTGGTGCAAAAGATTCTCGAAGTGAGCAACGATAACCATCGGGAGATACTGCTCGAACGCATCAAAACCCACCTCAACGCATTGAGGAAGTACACTTACGGGAAGCACATCGTTGCTCGTTTCGAGCAGCTAACAGGGGAAG ATACTCATGCCTCGGAAACGAACAGTGCTTAG
- the LOC116199647 gene encoding pumilio homolog 5 isoform X1, with protein sequence MATDIPIRMVESSGARKWPSSDAAKLGAPLNNMATEELGLLLGGHRLQGNGAGTTPNRSGSAPPSMEGSFAALANLLAQQNVNLDPSLASLSSALQNCESEEQLRSDPAYIAYYCSHVNLNPRIPPPLISQENRRLVNHMGGFGNNRKLISLDDSGERPLHLSGGNLFTHVEEPEDDKQPSLASDNTVKGCMPMFDQSEISSGRHKSLVDLIQEDFPRTPSPVYQSRSSSHAAEESIDHDLHALSLNVSSIDIPKISESSLGSVDESAEMSAVDEPSQTSFPSLSSQKLMNKQEDELGSKEAELGHEASISGLDVSRADESNFTSKTEHQTYGGNLPAYRSAAQRAPPLQIPVVQGQMLFQGSNHPQGHMERFPPGNPKSSSEGQFTMHSPGLAPPLYASAATYVTSNPYYPNLQPQGVFAHQYGLGGYALGSAILPPYMAAYPPHGAFPMPFDATSSPSFNGRTGNVSAGQGIPSVGDIPHISKIYGQQPVAYQPPFVDPVQMQYFHHPFDDGYGGSAQFGRFSRGGVGGHSNSFPSHNEGPIANHMSDQKFQFPANGSMGISNPRKGDVMGSNYYGSSPSLGVMTQFPGSPLASPVLPSSPVGGMNHFGRRNEMRFVQGSTRNGGMYNPWQGPRGASGFDDPKRNSFLEELKSSHSRKFELSDIAGRIVEFSVDQHGSRFIQQKLENCTVEEKADVFKEVLPHASKLMTDVFGNYVIQKFFEYGSAAQRKELADQLAGQMLPLSLQMYGCRVIQKALDVIDLDQKTRLVLELDGHVMRCVRDQNGNHVIQKCIECLPGDRIGFIISAFRGQVATLSTHPYGCRVIQRVLEHCSDEDQSQCIVDEILESACRLAEDQYGNYVTQHVLERGNPLERAQIISKLSGKIVQMSQHKYASNVVEKCLEYGDAAERELLIEEIIGGSEENDNLLAMMKDQFANYVVQKILEVSNDNHREILLERIKTHLNALRKYTYGKHIVARFEQLTGEDTHASETNSA encoded by the exons ATGGCGACTGATATCCCCATCAGAATGGTGGAAAGCAGTGGTGCTAGAAAATGGCCTTCTTCTGATGCTGCAAAGCTTGGAGCTCCACTGAATAACATGGCAACCGAGGAACTGGGTCTCTTGCTGGGCGGGCATAGATTGCAGGGAAATGGGGCAGGCACTACACCTAATAGAAGTGGAAGTGCACCACCGAGCATGGAGGGATCATTTGCAGCTCTTGCAAACCTTTTAGCTCAACAGAACGTGAACCTGGACCCCAGTTTGGCTAGTCTAAGCAGTGCTCTTCAGAATTGCGAGTCCGAGGAGCAACTTCGCTCTGACCCTGCATATATTGCTTACTATTGCTCCCATGTCAACCTCAACCCGAGGATACCTCCACCTCTTATTTCACAAGAGAATCGCCGTCTGGTAAACCACATGGGTGGCTTTGGCAATAATCGTAAATTAATTTCACTCGATGACAGTGGGGAAAGACCCTTGCATCTGTCTGGAGGTAACTTGTTTACTCATGTTGAGGAGCCTGAAGATGATAAACAACCTTCGCTAGCATCGGATAATACGGTAAAAGGTTGCATGCCTATGTTTGACCAGAGCGAGATTTCTTCAGGTCGTCACAAAAGTTTGGTTGATTTAATACAG GAAGATTTCCCTCGTACACCTTCTCCTGTATATCAGTCTCGTTCCTCGAGCCATGCAGCCGAAGAAAGCATAGATCACGACCTTCATGCACTTTCATTAAATGTTTCTTCCATTGATATTCCAAAAATATCGGAATCAAGTTTGGGCTCCGTTGATGAAAGTGCAGAGATGTCTGCTGTTGATGAGCCCTCCCAGACCTCTTTTCCTAGTTTATCCAGTCAGAAATTAATGAACAAACAGGAAGATGAGCTAGGCAGTAAAGAAGCTGAACTGGGACATGAGGCCTCTATATCTGGGCTAGATGTCTCTAGAGCCGACGAGAGCAATTTTACTAGTAAAACAGAGCACCAAACTTATGGGGGAAATCTTCCAGCATATCGAAGCGCAGCACAGCGAGCTCCTCCACTTCAAATTCCTGTAGTCCAAGGTCAGATGCTTTTTCAAGGATCAAATCATCCACAAGGCCATATGGAGAGATTTCCCCCTGGGAACCCAAAGTCCTCTTCTGAGGGACAATTCACGATGCATTCACCTGGACTTGCACCACCCTTATATGCTTCTGCCGCTACTTATGTGACTTCAAATCCTTATTACCCTAATCTTCAGCCACAAGGAGTATTTGCCCACCAATATGGTTTAGGGGGTTATGCTCTGGGCTCTGCAATTCTTCCGCCTTATATGGCTGCTTACCCTCCTCATGGTGCTTTCCCAATGCCATTTGATGCTACATCTTCTCCTAGCTTTAATGGGAGAACAGGCAATGTTTCAGCTGGACAAGGCATTCCTAGTGTGGGGGATATCCCACATATAAGCAAGATTTATGGACAGCAACCAGTAGCTTACCAGCCTCCTTTTGTGGATCCTGTTCAAATGCAGTATTTCCATCATCCTTTTGATGACGGTTATGGGGGTTCTGCCCAGTTTGGTCGTTTCTCTAGAGGTGGTGTTGGGGGCCATTCGAATTCTTTTCCATCTCATAATGAAGGGCCCATTGCTAATCACATGAGTGATCAGAAATTTCAGTTTCCTGCTAATGGAAGCATGGGCATTTCAAATCCAAGGAAGGGGGATGTCATGGGCAGCAACTATTATGGAAGTTCCCCCAGTCTGGGTGTAATGACACAATTTCCAGGCTCCCCTCTTGCTAGCCCAGTGTTGCCATCATCTCCAGTAGGTGGAATGAACCACTTTGGTCGACGAAATGAGATGAGGTTTGTCCAAGGTTCTACGAGAAATGGAGGGATGTATAATCCTTGGCAAGGTCCTAGGGGGGCTAGCGGCTTTGATGATCCTAAGAGAAATTCCTTTCTTGAAGAGCTTAAGTCCAGCCATTCCCGCAAGTTTGAGCTTTCTGATATTGCAGGACGAATTGTTGAATTCAG TGTGGATCAACATGGGAGTCGATTCATTCAGCAGAAATTGGAGAATTGCACCGTTGAAGAGAAAGCAGATGTGTTCAAAGAAGTTCTTCCTCATGCATCAAAATTAATGACTGATGTCTTTGGGAATTATGTTATACAAAAG TTTTTTGAGTATGGTAGTGCTGCACAGAGAAAGGAGCTTGCAGATCAACTCGCAGGGCAGATGTTGCCTTTGAGTTTGCAAATGTATGGTTGTAGGGTAATTCAGAAG GCCCTCGATGTCATTGACCTTGATCAAAAGACGCGACTAGTACTTGAATTAGATGGACATGTTATGAGATGTGTGCGGGATCAAAATGGGAATCACGTGATTCAGAAGTGTATAGAGTGTCTACCCGGTGACAGGATTGGCTTCATCATATCAGCTTTTCGTGGTCAAGTAGCCACCCTTTCAACTCATCCCTACGGTTGTCGTGTCATTCAG AGAGTTCTGGAGCATTGTTCTGATGAGGACCAAAGTCAGTGTATCGTGGATGAGATATTGGAATCTGCTTGTCGGCTTGCTGAAGACCAGTATGGCAATTATGTGACCCAG CATGTCCTTGAAAGGGGGAATCCTCTAGAGAGGGCTCAGATCATCAGCAAGTTGAGTGGGAAAATTGTACAGATGAGTCAGCACAAGTATGCCTCGAATGTAGTTGAAAAGTGCTTAGAATACGGTGATGCTGCTGAAAGGGAACTCCTCATTGAGGAAATTATTGGGGGCTCCGAGGAAAATGACAATCTCTTG GCGATGATGAAGGACCAGTTTGCGAACTATGTGGTGCAAAAGATTCTCGAAGTGAGCAACGATAACCATCGGGAGATACTGCTCGAACGCATCAAAACCCACCTCAACGCATTGAGGAAGTACACTTACGGGAAGCACATCGTTGCTCGTTTCGAGCAGCTAACAGGGGAAG ATACTCATGCCTCGGAAACGAACAGTGCTTAG